One stretch of Methanobacterium veterum DNA includes these proteins:
- a CDS encoding peptide MFS transporter codes for MLNKHPKGLYSLFFTEMWERFSYYGMRSILILYMVNALLYNTTFASTIYGYYTGLVYLTPLIGGYVADRYWGNRKSIITGGILMALGQFSLAVSSYLYVPAIAQGASYSSFIFNNQGIYFLIGLSLLVIGNGFFKPNISSMVGFLYPKNDNRKDSAFTIFYMGINLGALISPLIVGELGDTGNPADYMYGFLAAGVGMIIGLIIFIWSKNKYLVTPEGKSVGSVPSHDINCKENSSKKLTKTEKDRTAVIAILSFFSIFFFIAFEQSGVSLTLLAEQHVDKVIPFLGNLHYSASWFQIINPMAILILAPLFAALWPVLRKKGYEPPVPLKMAIGLIILAVGFIALLPAAQMLDAGTQNISPLWLVLAYVLFTMGELCLSPIGLSMVSKLAPLKFTCLLMATWFLASSIGGVMAGYMGSLYPSSTRTVTTFLGTPIDGFTSFFMIFVVISAAAGIILIITSKKLSKMMHGVQ; via the coding sequence ATTCTAAACAAACATCCAAAAGGACTTTATTCCTTATTTTTTACTGAAATGTGGGAAAGGTTCAGTTACTACGGTATGAGATCTATTCTTATACTTTACATGGTCAATGCCCTTCTTTATAATACTACATTTGCATCAACTATTTACGGATATTACACCGGATTGGTATATTTGACACCTCTTATTGGAGGATATGTAGCCGATAGATACTGGGGGAACCGTAAATCCATAATTACAGGAGGCATACTAATGGCACTGGGCCAATTTTCCCTTGCAGTAAGCAGTTATCTTTATGTACCAGCTATAGCTCAGGGGGCATCATATTCCTCTTTTATTTTTAATAATCAAGGAATATATTTTTTAATTGGTTTATCGCTGCTTGTAATAGGTAACGGATTTTTTAAACCTAACATATCCTCAATGGTGGGTTTTCTGTATCCTAAAAATGATAACAGGAAAGATTCAGCATTTACTATTTTTTACATGGGTATCAACCTTGGTGCTCTCATTTCCCCATTAATTGTAGGGGAGTTAGGAGATACAGGGAACCCTGCAGATTACATGTACGGTTTTTTAGCTGCAGGCGTAGGGATGATTATTGGTCTAATTATTTTCATATGGAGCAAAAATAAATACCTTGTAACACCAGAAGGTAAAAGTGTTGGTTCAGTACCTTCCCATGACATAAACTGCAAAGAAAATTCCAGTAAAAAGTTAACAAAAACAGAAAAAGATAGGACAGCAGTTATCGCTATTTTATCGTTCTTTTCCATTTTCTTTTTCATTGCGTTTGAACAGTCGGGAGTATCACTTACTCTTTTAGCTGAACAACATGTAGATAAGGTGATTCCATTTTTAGGTAATCTGCATTATTCTGCAAGCTGGTTCCAAATTATAAATCCCATGGCAATACTAATATTAGCTCCTTTATTTGCTGCATTATGGCCAGTTCTTAGAAAAAAAGGATATGAACCTCCAGTACCTCTGAAAATGGCAATAGGATTAATTATATTAGCCGTAGGATTCATAGCCCTTTTACCTGCAGCCCAGATGCTTGACGCTGGAACTCAAAATATAAGTCCTCTATGGCTTGTACTGGCTTATGTACTATTTACAATGGGAGAGCTGTGTTTATCTCCAATTGGATTATCTATGGTATCCAAGTTAGCACCCCTTAAATTTACCTGTCTTCTTATGGCCACATGGTTTTTAGCAAGTTCAATTGGTGGTGTAATGGCAGGCTACATGGGCAGTTTATATCCATCCTCAACCAGGACTGTGACAACTTTTTTAGGTACACCCATTGATGGGTTTACATCATTCTTCATGATCTTCGTTGTTATATCGGCTGCTGCAGGCATAATTTTAATAATTACCAGCAAAAAGCTTTCAAAAATGATGCATGGGGTTCAGTAA
- a CDS encoding amino acid permease: MNRNIFRKKPINDLINTDNSDKSLKRAIGPLSLIIMGLGCIIGAGIFIVTGIASANYSGPALVLSFIISAVACVFTALCYAEFASMIPISGSVYTYTYVAMGEVWAWMIGWVLIFEYLISASAVAVGWSSYIVGLLNSTGFILPKIITSPPCTGLINLPAFLIIALLTGILVLGIKESTRFNAVIVLINVFIILLFIIVGANFINPANYQPFMPYGWTGVIQGAAMVFFAYIGFDAVSTAAEETKNPQRTLPIGIIGSLIISSILYIAVAAVLNGMVPYNLLNNAAPVTFALEKVGANWAASIVSFGALFGLTSVLLTSLFGQTRIFYSMSRDGLLPGVFSKIHPNFRSPVLSTIIVGAVASIIAAFLPLSVIIELVNIGTLSAFIFLALSIIILRKQQPDIERKFKCPLVPIIPLVSIIFCVFLIFQLSSTTLERFAVSLVIGLTVYFAYGYRKSKLKDKKTVEPEDELHCELKGYKFNNSK; encoded by the coding sequence ATGAACAGAAACATATTCCGTAAAAAACCAATAAATGACCTAATTAACACAGATAACTCAGATAAATCACTGAAAAGAGCTATAGGCCCATTAAGTTTAATCATTATGGGATTAGGTTGTATAATAGGTGCAGGTATTTTTATAGTTACTGGTATCGCTTCAGCTAACTATTCTGGACCTGCACTAGTTTTATCATTTATTATTTCAGCAGTTGCATGTGTTTTCACTGCGTTATGCTATGCTGAATTTGCTTCCATGATTCCTATTTCAGGGAGCGTTTACACCTATACTTACGTTGCAATGGGTGAAGTATGGGCCTGGATGATCGGCTGGGTCTTAATATTTGAATATCTTATATCTGCTTCTGCTGTTGCCGTAGGCTGGTCTTCATATATTGTAGGCTTGCTTAATTCAACAGGATTCATCCTACCCAAAATAATTACCAGCCCACCATGTACTGGATTAATTAATTTGCCTGCATTTTTAATTATTGCACTTTTAACTGGGATACTTGTTCTAGGAATCAAAGAAAGCACTCGATTTAATGCAGTAATCGTTTTAATCAACGTTTTCATTATACTGCTTTTCATTATAGTTGGCGCTAATTTTATAAATCCTGCAAATTATCAACCTTTCATGCCTTATGGATGGACTGGAGTGATCCAAGGAGCTGCAATGGTCTTTTTTGCATATATTGGTTTTGATGCCGTTTCCACTGCTGCAGAAGAAACAAAAAATCCACAAAGGACGCTGCCTATTGGTATTATAGGTTCTTTAATCATCAGTTCCATTCTTTACATTGCTGTTGCAGCAGTTTTAAACGGCATGGTTCCCTACAACTTATTAAATAATGCTGCACCCGTTACATTTGCACTTGAAAAAGTAGGAGCTAACTGGGCTGCTTCAATAGTGTCATTTGGGGCATTATTTGGACTTACATCAGTACTACTTACCAGTCTATTTGGACAAACAAGGATATTTTATTCCATGTCTAGAGACGGACTTTTGCCAGGTGTTTTTTCAAAAATTCACCCTAATTTTCGCTCGCCAGTATTAAGCACCATAATTGTAGGGGCAGTAGCTTCAATTATCGCTGCATTTTTACCATTAAGTGTTATAATTGAGCTTGTTAATATTGGAACACTTTCAGCGTTTATTTTCCTTGCTTTATCCATAATCATTCTTAGAAAACAGCAACCAGATATTGAAAGGAAATTCAAGTGTCCATTAGTTCCCATAATTCCCCTTGTCTCCATAATCTTCTGTGTGTTTCTTATTTTCCAGCTTTCAAGCACAACACTTGAAAGATTTGCAGTGAGCCTGGTCATTGGCTTAACTGTATATTTTGCTTATGGATATCGAAAAAGCAAATTAAAAGATAAAAAAACCGTTGAACCCGAAGATGAACTTCACTGTGAGCTTAAAGGTTACAAATTTAACAACAGTAAATGA
- a CDS encoding amino acid permease gives MCSLFHKKDIEECLHLNTCNQKLKRSLGPIGLIIMGIGAIVGAGIFIVTGVASVTSGPALILSFVIAGMACGLTALCYAEMASMITVAGGIYTYTHVTMGEIWAWMIGWTGILQYIIAASAVAIGWSSYTSGFFSSMGFSLPEIITSSPLNGSGLINLPALLIVALLTGILVLGAKESAKVNAVIVIIKLAVIGLFIVIGAQFINPVNYHPFAPNGLAGVLQGAAMVFFAYVGFDTVASAAEETKNPQKALPIGIIGSLAVCSLLYIIVTAIITGMVPYTTFEGNAAPVQLALQSVGINWATAVVTVGAIAGLTTVILVSMFVVPRLLFAMSRDQLLPKRLTKVHPNFKSPITSIILVGVISSLISAFLPLEGIFELVNISALTAFIFLALSVIILRKQRPDIKRKFKCPLVPAIPIISIIACLGLITQLKLLTIEVFGAWLLAGLTFYFIFRRYKKYATNKDSNLLKKEIHTVTKEISAK, from the coding sequence ATGTGCAGTTTGTTCCATAAAAAAGATATAGAAGAATGTTTGCACCTGAATACATGTAATCAAAAATTAAAACGTTCTTTAGGTCCAATAGGACTTATTATAATGGGTATTGGCGCAATTGTTGGTGCAGGGATCTTCATAGTAACTGGGGTGGCCTCTGTAACTTCAGGTCCTGCGTTGATCTTATCATTTGTAATTGCAGGTATGGCCTGCGGACTTACAGCATTATGTTATGCTGAAATGGCATCCATGATTACAGTAGCAGGTGGAATATATACATACACCCATGTGACAATGGGTGAAATATGGGCATGGATGATAGGGTGGACTGGAATTCTCCAGTATATTATTGCTGCATCTGCAGTGGCAATAGGCTGGTCTTCTTATACTTCTGGATTCTTTAGTTCAATGGGGTTTTCTTTACCTGAGATAATAACAAGTTCTCCACTTAATGGTTCTGGATTAATTAACCTACCTGCATTGTTAATAGTGGCTCTTTTAACTGGTATACTTGTTCTTGGCGCAAAGGAAAGTGCTAAGGTTAATGCAGTAATTGTCATTATAAAACTCGCCGTAATTGGATTATTTATAGTAATAGGAGCTCAATTTATAAATCCTGTAAATTATCATCCATTTGCTCCTAATGGACTTGCAGGAGTACTTCAAGGTGCAGCAATGGTCTTTTTTGCATATGTTGGTTTCGATACAGTAGCTTCTGCAGCCGAAGAAACAAAAAATCCTCAAAAAGCTCTCCCAATAGGAATCATAGGATCACTTGCAGTTTGTTCACTATTATATATCATTGTAACTGCTATAATAACTGGAATGGTCCCTTACACGACGTTTGAAGGAAACGCAGCACCAGTTCAACTTGCACTTCAAAGTGTTGGAATAAACTGGGCAACAGCAGTTGTTACGGTTGGGGCAATTGCAGGACTCACCACAGTTATTTTAGTAAGCATGTTCGTTGTACCTAGACTTCTTTTTGCAATGTCAAGGGACCAGTTACTTCCCAAAAGGCTCACTAAAGTACATCCTAACTTTAAATCACCAATAACAAGCATCATACTTGTTGGTGTCATATCATCACTGATATCTGCTTTTTTACCTCTTGAAGGGATTTTTGAGCTGGTGAATATTTCAGCGCTTACCGCATTTATATTCCTTGCATTGTCTGTTATAATACTTAGAAAACAGAGGCCAGATATCAAAAGAAAATTTAAATGTCCATTAGTCCCTGCGATACCAATAATTTCTATAATAGCCTGTTTAGGCCTAATTACACAGTTAAAACTTCTTACAATTGAAGTATTTGGAGCATGGTTACTGGCAGGTCTAACATTTTATTTTATATTCAGACGGTACAAAAAATACGCAACCAATAAGGACAGTAATTTACTAAAAAAGGAAATTCATACCGTCACAAAGGAAATTTCAGCAAAATAA
- the albA gene encoding DNA-binding protein Alba, protein MSEENVVYIGTKPVMNYVLAVVTQMNGGTSEVMLKARGKAISRAVDVAEIVRNRFITEAEVGAIDISTEEVSNREGSNSNVSAIEIQLSK, encoded by the coding sequence ATGTCAGAAGAAAATGTCGTATACATTGGAACTAAACCAGTAATGAATTATGTGTTAGCTGTCGTGACCCAAATGAACGGGGGAACATCTGAAGTAATGTTAAAAGCCCGAGGGAAAGCCATAAGTAGGGCTGTTGATGTTGCAGAAATTGTAAGAAATAGATTTATAACCGAGGCAGAAGTAGGAGCTATAGATATCAGCACAGAAGAAGTGTCAAACAGAGAAGGATCAAACAGTAACGTTTCAGCCATTGAAATACAGCTCAGCAAATAA
- the albA gene encoding DNA-binding protein Alba: MAEENIVYIGNKPVMNYVLAVVTQMNSGTSEVILKARGRAISKAVDVAEIVRNRFITDIKLGTIDISTEEVSNREGSNSNVSAIEIHLNK, encoded by the coding sequence ATGGCAGAGGAAAACATCGTATATATCGGAAATAAACCAGTGATGAATTATGTACTAGCTGTAGTAACTCAAATGAACAGTGGAACTTCAGAAGTTATTCTAAAAGCACGTGGAAGGGCCATAAGCAAGGCTGTTGATGTTGCAGAAATTGTAAGAAACAGATTTATAACAGATATAAAGCTTGGAACTATAGATATCAGTACAGAAGAAGTATCTAACAGAGAAGGATCAAACAGTAACGTTTCAGCCATTGAAATACATCTTAATAAATAA
- a CDS encoding tetratricopeptide repeat protein, producing the protein MTSNQAKKLYQKGIELLSYGKSDEAVNYFREAIGADPFCMEAQLELGYLLGSMDNYEEALQCFNKAVRIEKNFPGLFGRGMCLFFMENYDKSLEVFLEAQEYGENEDLWYYIGSLNLIHLGNYEGAVNCFDIALSIDENFIEAWNDCGMAYSILEDDENALMCFEEALNIDPDYKQAIYNMGATLADMGRYSESLSYLDRILEKEQDNFKAMFYKGNVLYFMEKEEESIEYFIKALKIDKNQPELWNYLGYVQFSIGQDYEAVESFKEAIKLDDEYDTAYINLGNVYMDLGKNNLAFGCFERVLEISSDSEEALMKIEELKAEKEILN; encoded by the coding sequence TTGACCAGTAATCAAGCTAAAAAACTTTATCAAAAAGGAATAGAATTATTAAGCTATGGAAAGTCTGATGAGGCTGTTAACTACTTTCGTGAAGCAATAGGAGCAGATCCATTCTGTATGGAGGCCCAGCTAGAACTAGGATATCTCCTGGGATCCATGGACAATTATGAAGAAGCACTGCAGTGTTTTAATAAGGCAGTGAGAATAGAGAAAAATTTTCCAGGACTTTTTGGCAGAGGAATGTGTCTTTTCTTCATGGAAAACTATGATAAATCATTAGAAGTATTTTTAGAAGCCCAGGAATATGGGGAAAATGAGGATTTATGGTACTATATTGGAAGCCTTAATTTAATTCATTTAGGCAACTATGAAGGTGCTGTAAACTGCTTTGATATAGCACTGTCCATAGATGAAAACTTTATTGAAGCATGGAATGATTGTGGTATGGCTTACAGCATTTTAGAAGATGATGAAAATGCACTGATGTGTTTTGAAGAGGCTTTAAATATTGATCCTGATTACAAGCAGGCTATTTACAATATGGGGGCTACTTTAGCTGATATGGGCCGCTACAGCGAATCCTTGTCATATCTAGATAGAATCCTGGAAAAAGAGCAGGATAATTTCAAAGCGATGTTTTATAAAGGAAATGTACTGTATTTTATGGAAAAAGAGGAAGAATCAATCGAATACTTTATAAAAGCTCTTAAAATTGATAAAAATCAGCCAGAACTCTGGAATTACTTAGGCTATGTTCAGTTTAGCATTGGACAGGATTATGAAGCGGTAGAATCTTTTAAAGAAGCCATTAAGCTCGATGATGAGTATGATACAGCTTATATTAATTTAGGAAATGTTTATATGGATCTAGGTAAGAATAATCTTGCTTTTGGTTGTTTTGAACGGGTACTGGAAATTTCTTCAGATAGTGAAGAGGCACTAATGAAAATTGAAGAATTAAAGGCAGAAAAAGAAATATTGAACTGA
- a CDS encoding potassium/proton antiporter — protein MLSEQFILIGSLLLFISIIISKTSNRLGIPSLVFFLLIGMLAGSEGIGGIYFDNPDITQFIGIIALVIILYSGGLDTKWKDVKPVLGRGVVLSTAGVLITTVAVGLFINWITGFSLIQSLLIGSIVSSTDAAAIFSIFRSKNQNLKNNIIPTLELESGTNDPMAYFLTTTLIFLILNPTTSVWSTILLLVQSIGLGVILGVIFGKGSVKLINSIKLHIQGLYPVLTIALAFLTFSVTYFVGGNGFLSVYIAALILGNSHFINKKIQMQFFDGMAWLMQIIMFLTLGLLVFPSQIVPVIGVGILISFFLILVARPLAVFLCLSPFKVGLKDKVFISWVGIKGAVPIIFATYPIVAGISGANMIFNIVFFITLTSALVQGSTIHVVAERLGLSTTKTEE, from the coding sequence ATGCTTTCAGAACAATTCATTTTAATTGGCTCTCTTTTGCTTTTTATCAGCATAATAATAAGCAAAACTTCTAACAGGCTGGGGATCCCTTCGCTCGTTTTTTTCCTTTTAATAGGCATGTTGGCAGGTTCTGAAGGCATAGGTGGAATTTATTTTGATAATCCCGATATTACGCAGTTTATAGGGATTATTGCTCTTGTTATCATTCTTTATTCTGGAGGTTTAGACACTAAATGGAAAGATGTTAAGCCAGTCCTTGGTAGAGGGGTGGTTCTTTCTACTGCTGGCGTTTTAATAACCACTGTGGCAGTTGGCCTTTTTATTAACTGGATTACAGGGTTTTCTCTTATTCAATCCCTTTTAATAGGATCCATTGTTTCATCCACAGATGCAGCGGCCATATTTTCTATCTTCAGGTCAAAAAACCAGAATTTAAAAAATAATATTATACCTACTCTCGAGCTTGAAAGTGGAACAAACGACCCCATGGCTTATTTCCTGACCACTACCTTAATATTTTTGATATTGAACCCTACAACGTCAGTTTGGTCTACCATACTGTTACTGGTGCAGTCAATAGGACTTGGTGTCATTCTAGGAGTTATTTTCGGGAAAGGATCAGTTAAATTAATTAACAGCATTAAACTCCACATTCAAGGGCTTTATCCAGTTCTTACCATAGCCCTGGCATTTTTAACATTTTCTGTGACCTATTTCGTGGGCGGAAATGGTTTTTTAAGTGTTTACATCGCAGCACTCATACTTGGAAACAGCCACTTCATAAATAAAAAGATCCAGATGCAGTTTTTCGATGGAATGGCATGGTTAATGCAGATTATCATGTTTTTAACCCTTGGACTCCTTGTATTCCCTTCCCAAATTGTTCCAGTAATTGGAGTAGGAATCTTAATTTCTTTCTTCCTGATCCTGGTTGCCCGGCCCCTTGCAGTATTTTTATGTCTTTCGCCATTCAAAGTAGGGCTCAAAGACAAAGTTTTCATTTCATGGGTTGGTATTAAAGGAGCTGTGCCCATTATCTTTGCAACCTACCCCATAGTAGCTGGAATTAGCGGCGCGAACATGATCTTTAACATAGTTTTCTTTATAACTTTAACTTCAGCACTGGTACAGGGGTCAACAATCCATGTAGTTGCCGAACGTTTAGGCCTTTCCACCACAAAAACAGAAGAATAA
- a CDS encoding SulP family inorganic anion transporter — MKVSSLLPITRWARSYNKEWLRPDIIAGITVGAFTIPEAMAYVSLAGLPPEIGLYSAMIALLVYMIFGTSKQLSIGPTSTISILVGSTIGSLMAVDTGQYFMMASLVAVMVGILALISWALRLGFIIKFISKTVLTGFLAGLALYIASGQLPTLLGIPGGSGTFFNRMYYLFMHINQVNPATLAIGIGGILFLILATKKFPKLPNTLFLVLGSIAVVTLANLASLGVKIVGSLPQGLPALIVPDPTLIDINILITLAVTVFLVSYVEGYIFASEYAAKNNYKVDKNQELLALGASNVAVGLFQGLPISGTLSRTAVADESGAKTQLAGGVSGLVLLLVLVLFTGVFYNLPQAILAAIVLYVIRGLVDIPHFRKIYNFNKIEFTVAVVTLLTVLFIGALEGIVIGVILSVLSLLKNMYNPHIAILGRIPGTVQYLDIKRRPEAEIASHTLIVRVDGSQIFLNTENVKNTIIDLVDGKYKDTKLFVLDFEATSFIDYSGIEMLEELVDELKSRGIKVKAANVYGPLRQSIKKTRLEQEIMESKFCLTIDQCLKRWEKEEKE; from the coding sequence ATGAAAGTTTCATCATTACTCCCAATAACCCGGTGGGCAAGATCGTACAATAAAGAATGGTTAAGGCCAGATATTATTGCTGGAATTACAGTTGGGGCATTTACAATACCCGAAGCCATGGCATACGTTTCTCTAGCAGGGCTGCCTCCAGAAATTGGTTTATATTCTGCAATGATCGCTTTACTGGTTTACATGATTTTTGGGACATCTAAACAACTGTCTATCGGCCCTACATCAACTATTTCTATACTGGTTGGTTCTACAATTGGTTCTCTGATGGCTGTAGATACCGGCCAGTACTTCATGATGGCATCACTTGTAGCCGTCATGGTGGGGATTCTCGCACTCATATCATGGGCTTTAAGATTAGGATTTATAATTAAATTTATTTCAAAAACTGTTTTAACCGGATTTTTAGCAGGCTTAGCCTTATATATTGCCTCGGGACAGCTCCCCACATTACTTGGAATACCTGGAGGCTCAGGGACTTTTTTTAACCGTATGTATTATCTTTTCATGCATATTAACCAGGTCAACCCTGCTACTCTTGCCATTGGTATCGGTGGAATTCTTTTTTTAATTTTAGCCACTAAAAAATTTCCTAAACTACCCAATACTTTGTTCCTTGTTTTAGGGTCAATTGCAGTCGTTACTCTGGCTAATTTAGCTTCTTTAGGTGTAAAAATAGTAGGGAGCCTTCCTCAAGGATTGCCTGCTTTGATAGTTCCAGATCCCACTTTGATAGATATTAATATCCTGATCACTCTAGCAGTGACTGTTTTTCTTGTAAGTTATGTGGAAGGGTATATATTCGCCTCTGAATATGCTGCTAAAAACAACTATAAAGTTGATAAAAACCAGGAACTGCTGGCTTTGGGGGCATCTAATGTAGCTGTGGGCCTTTTCCAGGGGCTGCCAATAAGTGGAACCCTATCAAGAACCGCAGTAGCTGACGAAAGCGGAGCAAAAACCCAACTTGCTGGAGGGGTATCTGGACTAGTACTTTTATTAGTTCTGGTTTTATTTACAGGAGTATTTTACAACTTGCCTCAAGCCATACTAGCTGCCATTGTACTGTATGTAATAAGGGGCCTGGTTGATATTCCCCATTTCCGTAAAATCTATAATTTCAACAAGATAGAATTTACTGTTGCAGTTGTAACGCTTTTAACCGTGCTATTTATTGGTGCACTGGAAGGGATCGTAATAGGAGTTATATTATCCGTCTTAAGCTTGCTTAAAAACATGTACAACCCACATATAGCCATACTAGGTCGTATTCCAGGTACTGTACAATATTTAGATATTAAACGCCGCCCAGAAGCTGAAATAGCATCCCATACCCTCATTGTGAGGGTTGACGGGTCACAGATATTCCTGAACACAGAAAACGTGAAAAATACCATTATAGATTTAGTAGATGGAAAATATAAAGACACTAAATTATTTGTTTTAGATTTTGAAGCCACTTCTTTTATTGATTATTCAGGAATAGAAATGTTAGAAGAACTTGTCGACGAACTGAAGAGCCGCGGCATTAAAGTTAAAGCCGCCAACGTCTATGGACCTCTCAGACAATCTATTAAAAAAACAAGACTGGAACAGGAAATCATGGAAAGTAAATTCTGTTTAACCATTGACCAGTGCCTTAAAAGATGGGAAAAAGAAGAAAAAGAATAG
- a CDS encoding type II toxin-antitoxin system HicB family antitoxin codes for MKYKVSVVIEKDEDGYFAFSPEIQGCYAQGESYEEVIENIKDAIRLNIEDMMESDEVIPKIESISLTSLEVEV; via the coding sequence ATGAAATATAAAGTCTCTGTAGTAATAGAAAAGGATGAAGATGGATATTTTGCATTTAGTCCTGAGATTCAGGGTTGTTATGCTCAAGGTGAAAGTTACGAAGAAGTTATAGAAAACATTAAAGATGCTATTCGTCTCAATATAGAAGATATGATGGAAAGCGATGAAGTGATTCCCAAAATTGAATCCATTAGCTTGACTTCTCTGGAAGTAGAAGTATGA
- a CDS encoding type II toxin-antitoxin system HicA family toxin — MSEKLPRVTADKVIKVLERAGFALARQSGSHKIYKNDEGVRVTVPYHSGKILHPKLLKSILRDADLTADQFKELLN; from the coding sequence ATGAGTGAAAAACTTCCTCGAGTAACTGCAGATAAAGTTATAAAAGTATTAGAACGTGCCGGATTTGCTCTGGCGCGCCAAAGTGGAAGCCATAAAATTTATAAAAATGATGAAGGTGTGCGTGTTACGGTTCCTTATCATTCTGGAAAAATTCTTCACCCTAAACTGTTAAAAAGCATACTTAGAGATGCTGATTTAACTGCAGATCAGTTTAAAGAACTATTAAACTAA
- a CDS encoding toll/interleukin-1 receptor domain-containing protein — protein sequence MNYPKVFMSYSYLDKEFATKIANDLKKAEIDIWNDKWEIQEGDSLIYKIISEGIANSDFFLILLSNASVNSKWVKEELDAAIIQNIESITHIIPILIEPIDIPLPLRNLIWIEMYSNYDNAIKSLIKIIHEDYENYSLNIISKYFISSIGGLSKNASSVGSILLLRPDDKTGFEKSFSAKELQSLVPLTSQELNDAINELEEYGLVKTLNYLGTAPYDFGQVTPTYMLFIHFKEKLDYDPYDDIKSIAEAIIKNDQKIDLKIPPVRINRAVAYLEAYGYIKVIRTLGTAPYDFGILIPTEHIHDFV from the coding sequence ATGAATTATCCAAAAGTATTTATGAGTTACTCTTATTTAGATAAAGAATTTGCAACTAAAATAGCAAATGATCTAAAAAAAGCTGAAATTGATATTTGGAATGATAAATGGGAAATTCAAGAAGGTGACTCTCTAATTTATAAAATTATTTCTGAAGGGATTGCTAATAGTGATTTTTTCTTAATTTTATTATCTAATGCAAGTGTTAATTCAAAATGGGTAAAAGAAGAGTTAGATGCTGCAATTATCCAAAATATAGAAAGTATAACCCATATAATTCCAATTTTGATTGAACCCATAGATATCCCTTTACCTTTAAGAAATTTAATATGGATAGAAATGTATTCAAATTATGATAATGCTATTAAATCACTTATAAAAATAATTCATGAAGACTATGAGAACTATTCCTTAAATATAATTTCTAAATATTTTATTAGTAGTATTGGAGGACTCTCAAAAAATGCCTCTTCAGTAGGAAGCATATTACTTTTAAGACCTGATGATAAAACAGGTTTTGAGAAAAGTTTTTCTGCAAAAGAACTCCAATCATTAGTTCCTTTGACATCACAAGAATTAAATGATGCCATTAACGAACTCGAAGAATATGGACTTGTTAAAACTCTTAACTATTTAGGTACAGCTCCTTATGATTTCGGGCAAGTTACACCAACATACATGCTTTTCATACACTTTAAGGAGAAATTAGATTATGATCCTTATGATGATATTAAATCAATAGCTGAAGCTATTATAAAAAATGATCAAAAAATAGATTTAAAAATACCTCCTGTCCGAATAAATCGTGCAGTTGCTTACTTAGAAGCTTATGGTTATATCAAAGTGATTAGGACTTTAGGAACTGCTCCTTATGACTTTGGAATTTTAATACCTACTGAACATATTCATGATTTTGTTTAA
- a CDS encoding GNAT family N-acetyltransferase encodes MAKKVFPEELTIKKLDNHDFSNFDCGDTDLNDFIRSDAKIQMKSKINITYVCIYNKKPVGFVTLSSDSIKINLEDKERIGIKYSAFPALKIGRLAVHKKYRKRSIGSLIILWVTGKALELCEEIGIRFISVDSYRKAEIFYMKNYFVKLEKSENEHIPMYSDLNHWE; translated from the coding sequence ATGGCTAAAAAAGTATTCCCTGAAGAATTGACAATTAAAAAATTAGATAATCATGATTTTTCCAATTTTGACTGCGGGGATACTGATTTAAATGATTTTATCCGAAGTGATGCCAAAATCCAGATGAAATCAAAAATTAATATTACATACGTCTGTATATACAATAAGAAACCTGTGGGATTTGTAACTTTATCAAGCGATTCCATTAAAATTAATCTAGAAGACAAGGAAAGAATTGGAATTAAATATTCTGCGTTCCCTGCTTTAAAAATCGGCAGATTAGCTGTCCATAAAAAGTATAGGAAAAGAAGTATAGGGTCTCTGATAATTCTGTGGGTTACAGGTAAAGCCCTTGAACTTTGTGAAGAAATAGGAATCCGATTTATTTCCGTTGATTCCTACAGGAAAGCAGAAATTTTTTACATGAAAAATTATTTTGTAAAATTAGAAAAGAGCGAAAATGAACATATCCCCATGTACTCTGATTTAAACCACTGGGAATAA